The Desulfobulbaceae bacterium genome has a segment encoding these proteins:
- a CDS encoding type II toxin-antitoxin system RelE/ParE family toxin, whose product MRKIEWSVPALDDLISAGDYIAQDNPTAAKRMAIRVKEAVENLQDHPNLGRPGRLTDTKELVVSGTPFIVVYWIKNGVVQILRVLHHARCWP is encoded by the coding sequence ATGCGTAAAATCGAATGGTCTGTTCCTGCTCTTGATGACTTGATTTCCGCCGGTGACTATATAGCGCAAGATAACCCTACAGCTGCAAAACGAATGGCAATCAGGGTAAAAGAAGCAGTAGAAAACCTTCAGGATCACCCAAACCTGGGCAGGCCCGGAAGATTGACCGACACCAAGGAACTTGTTGTATCAGGTACACCATTTATCGTCGTTTACTGGATAAAGAATGGCGTGGTACAAATTCTTCGGGTCCTTCATCACGCGCGGTGTTGGCCATAA